A window of Bradyrhizobium sp. AZCC 1610 contains these coding sequences:
- a CDS encoding pyridoxal-phosphate-dependent aminotransferase family protein has product MTVHTGRHFLQIPGPTNVPDRVLRAMDMPTMDHRGPEFAEVGHAVLDAMQRVFRTRQPVIIYPSSGTGAWEAALVNTLQPGDKVLMAETGQFAVLWRGIAEKFKIEVDFLPGDWRHGADLEQIEVRLSADKAHKIKAVCVVHNETSTGCVTHPLDVRKILDRINHPALLMVDTISGLGSLEYEHDAWGIDVSVAGSQKGLMLPPGLGFNAISEKALAVAKANPAMRSYWDWQEVIAINKAGTWPYTPATNLLFGLREAVKMLEEEGLENVFARHKRHSAATRAAAKVWGLETQCQEQGAHSPALTGVVMPEGHDADNFRKVVLENFDMSLGTGLNKIKGKAFRIGHIGHFNDLMLMGTLSGVEMGLDLAKVPHRGGGVLAAMEVLKGRDIVPMPKAAVA; this is encoded by the coding sequence ATGACCGTGCATACTGGAAGGCATTTTCTGCAGATTCCGGGACCGACCAACGTGCCGGACCGGGTGCTGCGCGCGATGGACATGCCGACCATGGACCACCGGGGCCCCGAGTTCGCCGAGGTCGGCCACGCTGTGCTGGACGCCATGCAGCGGGTGTTTCGCACCAGGCAGCCGGTGATCATCTACCCGTCCTCCGGCACCGGCGCCTGGGAGGCAGCCCTCGTCAATACGCTGCAGCCCGGTGACAAGGTGCTGATGGCGGAGACCGGGCAGTTTGCCGTGCTGTGGCGCGGCATCGCCGAGAAGTTCAAGATCGAGGTGGATTTCCTGCCGGGTGACTGGCGTCACGGCGCCGACCTTGAGCAGATCGAGGTGCGGCTGTCGGCCGACAAGGCGCACAAGATCAAGGCCGTGTGTGTGGTTCACAACGAGACCTCGACCGGCTGCGTCACGCATCCGCTGGACGTCCGCAAAATTCTCGACCGCATCAACCATCCCGCGCTGTTGATGGTCGATACCATCTCCGGTCTGGGATCGCTGGAATATGAGCACGATGCCTGGGGCATCGACGTGTCGGTCGCCGGATCGCAGAAGGGCCTGATGCTGCCGCCGGGTCTCGGCTTCAACGCCATCTCGGAAAAGGCGCTTGCCGTGGCGAAAGCGAACCCCGCGATGCGCTCCTATTGGGACTGGCAGGAAGTCATCGCCATCAACAAGGCGGGCACCTGGCCCTACACGCCGGCGACCAATTTGCTGTTCGGGTTGCGCGAAGCGGTCAAGATGCTCGAGGAGGAGGGGTTGGAAAACGTCTTCGCCCGGCACAAGCGCCACAGCGCTGCGACGCGCGCAGCCGCCAAGGTGTGGGGCCTGGAAACGCAATGCCAGGAGCAGGGCGCACATTCGCCTGCGCTGACCGGCGTCGTCATGCCGGAAGGCCATGACGCCGACAATTTCCGCAAGGTGGTGCTGGAAAATTTCGACATGTCGCTCGGCACCGGCCTGAACAAGATCAAGGGCAAGGCGTTCCGGATCGGTCATATCGGACACTTCAACGATCTGATGCTGATGGGCACGCTGTCGGGCGTCGAGATGGGCCTCGATCTCGCCAAGGTACCGCACCGCGGTGGCGGCGTGCTGGCGGCGATGGAAGTGCTCAAGGGACGCGATATCGTGCCGATGCCGAAGGCTGCCGTCGCCTGA
- a CDS encoding GntR family transcriptional regulator, with protein MKSTIPEAGVPIAQSDREEASLHGEILLRLRDYVVEGNIPEGARVPERQLCEMFGISRTPLREALKVLAAEGLIELLPNRGARVRQLSARDLEELFDVMAGLESLAGRLACEAITDEEIAAIERLHYEMYGHYLNSDMHGYFQVNQRIHESIVAAARSETLRAAYASFAGRIRRVRYSANFARKRQRWGEAMREHEAILDALRRRAASELSDILFQHLRNKRAAAIEHLAVARGAAATAVS; from the coding sequence ATGAAATCCACGATTCCCGAAGCCGGGGTGCCGATTGCCCAGTCCGACCGCGAGGAGGCCTCGCTGCACGGGGAAATCCTGCTGCGGCTTCGCGATTACGTCGTCGAAGGCAACATTCCAGAGGGTGCACGTGTTCCGGAACGGCAGCTCTGCGAGATGTTTGGAATCTCCAGGACGCCGCTGCGCGAGGCGCTCAAGGTGCTGGCTGCGGAGGGCTTGATCGAACTCCTGCCCAACCGCGGCGCACGCGTGCGCCAGCTTAGTGCGCGGGATCTGGAGGAGCTTTTCGACGTAATGGCCGGCCTGGAAAGCCTCGCCGGACGCCTTGCCTGCGAGGCCATCACGGACGAGGAAATCGCCGCGATCGAGCGGCTGCACTATGAGATGTACGGCCACTACCTCAATAGCGACATGCACGGCTATTTTCAGGTCAACCAGCGCATCCACGAGAGCATCGTTGCTGCCGCACGCAGCGAGACCCTGCGCGCGGCCTACGCCAGTTTTGCCGGCCGGATTCGCCGGGTCCGCTATTCCGCCAATTTCGCGCGCAAGCGGCAGCGCTGGGGCGAGGCCATGCGCGAGCACGAAGCGATCCTGGATGCGCTGCGCCGCCGCGCCGCAAGCGAGCTGAGCGACATCCTGTTCCAGCACTTGCGCAACAAGCGAGCCGCAGCCATTGAACATCTGGCCGTGGCACGGGGCGCAGCTGCGACCGCGGTCAGCTAG
- a CDS encoding FAD-binding and (Fe-S)-binding domain-containing protein: MKNASTLERRLRSNMTGDVFFDAFNRGRYATDASFYQIMPAGVVVPRSMDEALRALAICRSDGVIVTPRGGGTSQCGQTVNEGIVVDFSKHLNRVLSLDVANRICVVEPGIVLDDLNRQLKKHGLWFPVDVSTASRATIGGMAGNNSCGGRSLRYGTMRDNTLSMDAALTDGTLLHFGEVPRDLARVNSPQSGLALFRDMLDLGEREAAEISERFPKVQRRVGGYNLDALVPRNAPNNMAHLLVGSEGTLAFTTQVELKLWPVIRNKVLGVCHFGSFYEAMDAAQHLVKLRPIAVELVDRTMIALGRDIAMFQPIIATAVRGDPDAVLVVEFAEEDQAENLHRLKQLGELMADLGFGWDKPQRKWGGVVEITEPALQTGIADFRAAGLNVMMSMKQEGKPVSFVEDCAVPLPHLADYTERLNAIFARHGTRGTMYAHASEGCLHVRPVLNLKLEKDVKAMRAIAEETFEMVREYKGSHSGEHGDGLVRSEFHEAMFGSRIVADFREVKQRFDPDNQLNPGKIVDPAKMDDRSLFRYRPDYRIGELKTALDWSAYPGAGGGFQGAVEMCNNNGACRKLEGGVMCPSYRATRNEKDVTRGRANTLRLAISGQLGPDALASDEMMDTLKLCVSCKACRHECPTGVDMAKMKIEVLAARAAKHGLSLRDRLVGYLPRYADLASRFAPLANFRNNSPLLRALFEKLAGISAKRALPAFRRDVFKADAEVFGPADGHEVVLFADTFNRIYERENLDAALRVLVEGGYRVHVPRPMGRARPLCCGRTFLSAGLVEQARSELDRLVATYAPFAARGVAIVGLEPSCLLTLRDELLSLRSDNDAKSVSAHALLFEEFLVREAEAGRLKLPLGAIQAKALVHGHCHQKSFGAFKPVEKILRLVPDLGVETIESSCCGMAGAFGYGADTYQASMEMAELSLLPAVRRADATTLIVADGTSCRHQIKDGTNRAALHVARVLAMSLDSARPNH; this comes from the coding sequence ATGAAAAACGCCTCAACGCTTGAGCGACGCCTGCGGTCAAACATGACCGGCGACGTGTTCTTCGATGCCTTCAACCGCGGCCGCTATGCCACCGACGCCTCGTTCTACCAGATCATGCCGGCGGGCGTCGTGGTACCCCGCAGCATGGACGAAGCCCTCAGGGCGCTCGCCATTTGCCGGAGCGACGGCGTGATCGTCACCCCGCGCGGCGGCGGCACCTCGCAATGCGGCCAGACCGTCAACGAGGGAATCGTCGTCGACTTTTCCAAACACCTGAACCGGGTGCTTTCGCTCGACGTCGCAAACCGCATTTGCGTGGTCGAGCCCGGTATCGTGCTCGACGATTTAAATCGCCAGCTCAAAAAGCACGGACTCTGGTTTCCGGTCGACGTCTCCACCGCCTCGCGCGCCACCATCGGCGGCATGGCCGGCAACAATTCCTGCGGCGGCCGTTCGCTGCGCTACGGCACCATGCGTGACAACACGCTGTCCATGGACGCGGCGCTGACCGACGGCACGCTCTTGCATTTCGGCGAGGTGCCGCGGGATCTGGCGCGAGTGAACTCGCCCCAGAGCGGGCTCGCGCTGTTCCGGGACATGCTCGATCTCGGCGAGCGCGAGGCCGCGGAGATATCGGAGCGATTTCCAAAAGTGCAGCGCCGCGTCGGCGGCTACAACCTCGATGCGCTGGTGCCGCGCAATGCGCCGAACAACATGGCGCATCTTCTGGTCGGCTCCGAAGGCACGCTGGCGTTCACCACGCAGGTCGAGCTCAAGCTGTGGCCTGTGATCCGAAACAAGGTGCTGGGCGTCTGCCATTTCGGCAGTTTTTACGAGGCGATGGATGCGGCGCAGCATCTGGTGAAGCTGCGTCCGATCGCGGTGGAATTGGTCGACCGCACCATGATTGCGCTCGGCCGCGACATCGCGATGTTCCAGCCGATCATCGCGACCGCCGTGCGCGGCGATCCCGATGCGGTGCTGGTCGTGGAGTTCGCGGAGGAAGATCAGGCTGAAAATCTGCATCGCCTCAAACAGCTCGGCGAACTGATGGCCGATCTCGGCTTTGGCTGGGACAAGCCGCAACGCAAATGGGGCGGCGTGGTCGAGATCACCGAGCCCGCACTGCAAACCGGGATCGCCGATTTCCGCGCCGCCGGCCTCAACGTGATGATGTCGATGAAGCAGGAGGGCAAGCCGGTCTCCTTTGTCGAGGATTGCGCGGTGCCGCTGCCGCATCTCGCCGACTATACCGAACGGCTCAACGCCATCTTCGCCAGGCACGGCACCCGCGGCACCATGTATGCGCATGCCTCCGAAGGCTGCCTGCACGTGCGCCCCGTCCTCAATTTGAAGCTCGAAAAGGACGTCAAGGCGATGCGGGCCATCGCCGAAGAGACCTTCGAGATGGTGCGCGAATACAAGGGCTCGCACTCCGGCGAGCATGGCGATGGGCTGGTTCGCTCCGAGTTTCACGAAGCGATGTTCGGCTCCCGCATCGTGGCCGATTTCCGGGAGGTCAAGCAACGCTTCGATCCGGACAATCAGCTCAATCCCGGCAAGATCGTCGATCCTGCAAAAATGGACGATCGTTCGTTGTTTCGTTATCGGCCGGACTATCGCATAGGTGAGCTGAAGACCGCGCTCGACTGGTCGGCCTATCCCGGCGCCGGCGGCGGCTTTCAGGGCGCGGTCGAGATGTGCAACAACAACGGCGCCTGCCGAAAACTCGAGGGCGGCGTGATGTGCCCGTCCTATCGCGCGACGCGCAACGAGAAGGACGTCACGCGAGGCCGCGCCAACACGCTGCGGCTTGCGATTTCGGGGCAGTTGGGCCCGGATGCACTGGCCTCAGATGAAATGATGGATACGCTGAAACTCTGCGTCTCCTGCAAGGCCTGCCGCCATGAATGCCCGACCGGCGTCGACATGGCCAAGATGAAGATCGAGGTGCTGGCCGCACGCGCGGCAAAGCACGGGCTTTCCCTGCGCGACCGGCTGGTCGGCTATCTGCCGCGCTATGCTGATCTGGCGTCCCGCTTCGCCCCGCTCGCCAACTTCCGCAACAACAGTCCATTGCTGCGTGCGCTGTTCGAGAAACTTGCCGGCATCAGTGCGAAGCGCGCCCTGCCCGCGTTCCGCCGCGATGTGTTCAAGGCCGACGCCGAGGTATTTGGCCCCGCAGACGGCCATGAGGTCGTGCTGTTCGCCGACACCTTCAACCGCATTTATGAGCGTGAGAATCTCGACGCAGCCTTGCGTGTTTTGGTTGAAGGCGGATATCGCGTGCATGTTCCAAGACCCATGGGCCGCGCCCGTCCGCTGTGTTGCGGGCGGACATTCCTCTCGGCCGGTCTGGTCGAACAGGCGCGCAGCGAACTGGACAGGCTGGTCGCGACCTACGCGCCGTTCGCGGCGCGCGGCGTGGCGATCGTCGGATTGGAGCCGAGCTGTCTGTTGACGCTTCGCGACGAACTGCTCTCGCTCCGGTCGGACAATGACGCCAAGAGCGTCAGCGCGCATGCATTGCTGTTCGAGGAATTTCTGGTTCGCGAGGCGGAGGCCGGCCGCCTCAAGCTGCCACTCGGCGCTATCCAGGCAAAAGCGCTTGTTCACGGCCACTGCCATCAAAAATCATTCGGCGCCTTCAAGCCGGTCGAAAAAATACTTCGCCTTGTTCCCGATCTCGGTGTCGAAACCATCGAATCAAGTTGCTGCGGCATGGCCGGTGCGTTCGGCTATGGCGCCGACACCTATCAAGCCTCGATGGAAATGGCCGAGCTGTCGCTGCTGCCGGCAGTACGCCGCGCCGACGCTACCACGCTGATCGTTGCCGACGGCACCTCGTGCCGGCACCAGATCAAGGACGGCACGAACCGTGCAGCACTGCACGTCGCCCGAGTGCTCGCGATGAGCCTCGACAGCGCGCGGCCCAACCATTAA
- a CDS encoding GlcG/HbpS family heme-binding protein: MAELTLDVARKILDAALAKGVEKKLKPLVITILDARGCVKVTAAQDGTSLMRAEIAHGKAYGALAMGMGSRALFQRAQEQAYFVSAMNALAQGRLVPVPGGVLIMNGPTLLGAVGVSGDTSDNDEACAVAGIEAAGLKANVG; the protein is encoded by the coding sequence ATGGCCGAACTTACCCTCGACGTCGCTCGCAAGATTCTCGATGCCGCCCTTGCCAAGGGCGTCGAGAAGAAACTGAAGCCGCTGGTCATCACCATTCTGGATGCCCGCGGCTGCGTGAAGGTCACGGCGGCGCAGGATGGCACCAGCCTGATGCGGGCCGAAATCGCGCACGGCAAGGCCTATGGCGCGCTCGCGATGGGCATGGGATCGCGGGCGTTGTTCCAGCGCGCCCAGGAGCAGGCCTACTTCGTCAGCGCCATGAACGCGCTGGCGCAAGGCCGCCTTGTGCCGGTGCCCGGCGGCGTGCTGATCATGAACGGCCCTACGTTACTTGGGGCGGTTGGTGTCAGCGGCGATACGTCTGATAACGACGAGGCTTGCGCGGTCGCCGGCATCGAAGCCGCCGGACTGAAGGCGAATGTGGGGTAA